From a region of the Bacteroidota bacterium genome:
- a CDS encoding GNAT family N-acetyltransferase, which yields MEKLVINDDLYLSAPVDADKPALVQYLNDEDIYRNTLRIPHPYTEKDAEDFLNQCRERRKKYGRNLSWIIRRNNGEVMGCIGFQLNYGIDSHRDELGYWMAKPYRGHGIMTKALKRFCDYGFSYVGLIRIEAVVFENNKASERILQKNGFKHEGMMKKIYEKKGHYIDGQMYALVK from the coding sequence ATGGAAAAGCTTGTGATCAATGATGACCTGTATCTTTCAGCCCCGGTGGATGCCGACAAACCCGCTTTGGTGCAATATCTTAATGATGAAGACATTTATCGCAACACGCTGCGGATACCCCACCCCTATACGGAAAAAGACGCTGAAGATTTTTTGAATCAATGCAGGGAAAGGCGGAAAAAATATGGCCGTAATTTATCCTGGATCATCCGCAGGAATAACGGAGAGGTAATGGGTTGTATAGGTTTTCAGCTGAATTATGGCATTGATTCGCATCGCGATGAACTGGGATATTGGATGGCTAAACCTTACCGCGGGCATGGAATAATGACTAAAGCATTAAAGCGATTTTGTGACTATGGTTTTAGTTACGTTGGCTTGATAAGGATAGAGGCTGTTGTTTTTGAGAACAATAAAGCATCTGAGCGGATCCTTCAGAAAAATGGCTTTAAGCACGAAGGAATGATGAAAAAAATCTATGAGAAGAAAGGTCATTATATTGACGGACAGATGTATGCCCTTGTGAAATAG